A part of Bombus affinis isolate iyBomAffi1 chromosome 12, iyBomAffi1.2, whole genome shotgun sequence genomic DNA contains:
- the LOC126922511 gene encoding piezo-type mechanosensitive ion channel component isoform X10 gives MSKYWLNVALLRVVLPLVLTGCIIWRPVGLSLVYLALMLYSPHVPVPDAKTMAGHTGHYLKTCIGLSFLTAVSQLTFHIVLLALPAYGHFLHNCESMEMIFRHIGFVRLDSASAWEIFFWLTPELIVLPTSIMVYLICRFLSRRNVTDEEDDASLHRNAEAAKKSADSTAKIINFLGRIGTYVVLASLCITAALKPSVEGGFYFLVFLGAATWWACNKELRKGFAILCRVVMVIVILHILALLSYQNQVPQELIPVNSTWQRYFALSPVYQTNCTDPRDVEYTTDANWLIYGYFLRLFWLYYVLALQSQFLSKKPLMRFGSGRTGLLQDSTGSVIVQDGHQDDNIQMQSLSEDEQSGIIEHIIMAVYSIFQLIINSSYLATNIIMMTWSIMYHSWTTFALLLWALILWMVPNKRASMMKCSPFIVIYAMLLLLVQYIYSMDLTEEELPTKINGISVSEIGFSKSEQLSRWHLVVKCLFISMFWITMRQYTAERTRQRRSSALRDMVAPLHVSVSTATAAMNHEAPEIKSKFMKDVGILLKKLLTKFWIAVVAIMLFISGITGERMTVFRIIYMSLFLVLIITFQISWTVWRKMMYTFWITVIGYSVIMLILVYTYQFHNFPEYWNYLHIDEDLQKDIGLEIYETKDLFVRLLTPTFFVIITVLQIHYFHKDFLEVTDIEKFGTEESPRIERSSLGHSPILTMPPSSPGEVFLVEEEKEHIYSLRQLKEMSKLERLQLLHNVMQQLLNLYNYTWLFFEIHMQKIIFISVMIFCVNDVCAINFVFVLILVIMINSRRNVQICTANTIAAIIAILMVVKMLYQIQYIDHNNWNINCTKFPSENQTQYGSNNTMYNIAEWFGIKKGEPGHLAELLKGYIGILVVTTLRKIIRIRQCFYRKAHSKPLDTPQVMFPSITREDADKGVPQCLKFLFNYGFYKFGVEFCLIGIVALIGTRLDFYSVLYSIWLLLFFSLRRKAISRIWPFFKFFGIILLPIQYSFVVAPPSWFCIEYPWSESKTLRGLQEWMYLPDPDFPPNARKLMCDFILLMMVVRQSLVFQIEERSTATNREFPAGHNYSVYENMEKPNFINPVKDYVSHIHCWLDIIKRGVLISLMWVTLSIMFLAGTERTNLFSLGYLIGAFVFLWQGSDFYLRPVKTILKWWNLLIGYNVVVIFSKALLQGVGCVLIEQLQVLACPLIQLFGITCLRKFRSSVSDIVLEKLDCEVPQEDIGMVWDGLCFGFLLLQKRLFKSYYFFHIVDETKAMSILASRGAELLEELHQKRIEIQENVEKNVLQKLKFKMDKIKANQRKIQGPSYREPQIHAVDTLYPGTRPLYRVRAPKTNREAVRSGDYYMFDDLDDDDVTDLIPDTESEKKEAEKRHEAEKRGRRMTISELMNTLIKTDIEIATHVAMYGGTEKDALRLRRRSVPLTRKKSSMSYLSARSETDTAVATDAADKTSLASADTETDEKDAAAAERDKTPVPTDDEYGEDKPDEKEETQEDEQKVSIATYFKFIIVMVNSTLTSMTKYLNRFSRDYRYIRKVLTKEKKVLKTKPDFRMGMRLGITQIWQPIPVMKQGSTNGNAEESYDAGEGPNQPRPQEERKSSSLMVPHIRILAPSLERGLDISSSSSLFSEISPVQHDDEGGALSEVDQPPIIQLLASIWFGVLAHSCLLCYFMVFLHQIKNASVLSTPLPLMVFCWGSLTIPRPSKTFWITLIAYTEAIVIVKCIFQLEVLPWNRDAAPNNPLFTPRIMGVERKHNYALWDLLLLLMVFFHRFMLKSLGQWTSPSLKPRKIIPSTLTVVPAKPPPPENRGQGESASLQEEEGGSTVRTPKGATLNLRAAGEGENAQATNEYEKLVAVQGEEISPMNEEFNKAMNMTVNKYKEPMKDFFQKILSPVSKEKTNVYAYMFLCDFFNFLLLIFGFSAFGTQQGDGGVTAYLQENRVPMPFLLMLLLQFALIVIDRALFLKKSIVGKLIFHYFLIFGVHIWMFFILPSVTERQFNERLPPQIWYMVKCFYLLLAAYQLRQGYPTRILGNFLCKKYSIVNYVLFKVFMLVPFLFELRAVMDWIWTDTSMTIMDWFKMEDIFANIYQIKCMRGVETDFPQPRGVKKKQMSKYLIGGGALFFMIGLIWFPLLLFALGGTVGVSNLPYDVSMKIRIGPYEPIYSMSAQSSSIIEYDETDFTRFSNLYARDRPAVTFLENYIHSDVAAVRLSGFSRKLWSISPPDLDRLITELEDNSTTVVIHVEWTVSRKTDAKDASGITTQVRDIKLPPYENNEFNPVRRTLANMLSSNDSTVHNGTITLQYAFPKFLKVTGRTTDVVPQLMRMPKWLDDNVEEDDENHLYRDVSLHLSTDADCCARQKWWIVKEVCNDTLYDQLLKRVPLNNCKYIMMFLFNDKTFPEGLSFISGFGILGLYTTAVIVISQMMRKVVSDMAPKIMFDDLPYVDRILRLCLDIYLVRESGELCLEEDLFAKLIFLYRSPETLIRWTRPPEEGERTDNEDQDDVDEDAVAPRGESRDVSRRE, from the exons GTATAATATGGCGACCTGTAGGATTGTCTCTGGTTTACTTGGCTCTGATGCTATACTCGCCCCATGTGCCGGTACCAGACGCGAAAACAATGGCTGGCCACACAGGGCACTATTTAAAAACTTGCATCGGCCTGTCTTTTCTCACAGCAGTCAGCCAACTCACTTTTCACATAGTTCTATTAGCTCTACCTGCTTATGGTCACTTCCTTCACAATT GCGAATCGATGGAAATGATCTTCAGGCACATAGGTTTTGTAAGACTAGATAGCGCTTCTGCCTGGGAAATCTTCTTCTGGTTGACGCCAGAATTAATCGTCTTACCCACTAGTATAATGGTGTATCTCATATGTCGGTTTCTATCACGAAGGAACGTTACCGACGAGGAAGATGATGCATCGTTACATCGAAACGCTGAAGCTGCGAAGAAAAGCGCTGACAGCACCGCCAAG ATCATCAACTTCCTAGGACGAATCGGGACCTACGTAGTTCTAGCGTCATTGTGCATCACAGCAGCCCTGAAACCATCGGTTGAAGGTGGTTTCTATTTTCTCGTCTTCCTAGGAGCCGCAACTTGGTGGGCATGTAACAAAGAGCTCCGAAAGGGTTTTGCTATATTATGCAGGGTTGTGATGGTCATTGTGATTCTTCACATCCTGGCTTTGCTCAGCTACCAGAATCAAGTGCCTCAGGAGCTAATACCCGTAAATAGCACCTGGCAACGTTATTTCGCATTGTCTCCAGTTTACCAAACGAATTGCACTGACCCGAGAGACGTAGAGTACACAACCGATGCCAATTGGTTAATTTATGGCTACTTCTTAAGGCTATTTTGGCTTTATTACGTTCTGGCGTTGCAGTCACAGTTCCTGAGCAAAAAGCCG TTGATGCGATTTGGATCCGGGAGAACGGGGCTACTGCAAGATTCGACCGGAAGTGTCATTGTCCAGGATGGTCATCAGGATGACAACATTCAGATGCAAAGTCTCAGTGAAG ACGAGCAATCCGGAATCATCGAACATATCATTATGGCTGTATATTCCATCTTCCAATTGATAATCAATTCATCCTATCTTGCTACGAATATCATAATGATG ACTTGGAGTATAATGTACCACAGTTGGACAACGTTTGCGCTGTTATTATGGGCCTTGATTCTCTGGATGGTGCCTAATAAACGCGCTTCCATGATGAAATGCTCGCCGTTTATCGTTATCTATGCAATGCTTTTGCTTCTCGTTCAGTACATTTATAGCATGGATCTGACAGAAGAAGAACTACCAACGAAGATAAACGGAATAAGTGTGTCGGAGATTGGTTTCAGCAAATCTGAACAACTTAGCCGGTGGCATTTAGTCGTCaag TGTCTGTTCATATCTATGTTCTGGATAACTATGAGACAATATACCGCTGAAAGAACCAGACAAAGACGTTCTTCAGCGTTGAGAGACATGGTAGCACCGTTACATGTCTCTGTCTCGACAGCTACCGCGGCGATGAATCACGAAGCGCCGGAAATCAAAAGCAAATTCATGAAAGATGTTGGCATACTCTTGAAAAAATTATTAACCAAATTTTGGATCGCTGTAGTGGCTATTATGCTATTTATCTCTGGAATCACCGGCGAACGTATGACCGTCTTCAGGATCATTTATATGTCCCTGTTCTTAGTTTTAATCATCACTTTCCAG aTATCATGGACAGTATGGAGGAAGATGATGTACACATTCTGGATTACAGTCATTGGTTACTCCGTAATCATGCTGATTCTCGTGTACACTTACCAATTTCATAATTTCCCGGAATATTGGAACTATCTCCATATTGACGAGGACTTGCAGAAGGACATTGGTTTAGAAATATACGAGACCAAGGATCTATTTGTTAGATTACTGACGCCAACGTTCTTCGTAATTATCACTGTCCTCCAGATTCATTATTTCCATAAAGATTTCTTGGAAGTGACCGATATCGAGAAATTTGG aacTGAAGAGAGTCCTCGAATCGAACGATCGAGTCTTGGCCATTCACCGATTTTAACCATGCCACCATCTTCACCGGGAGAAGTTTTCCTTgttgaagaagagaaagaacatATATACTCCTTAAGACAGTTAAAAG aaaTGTCGAAACTGGAGCGGCTACagttacttcataacgtaatgcAGCAACTcttaaatttgtataattatacTTGGCTCTTCTTTGAAATTCACATGCAAAAGATCATTTTCATTTCTGTGATGATTTTCTGTGTCAACGAT gTCTGTGCTATTAATTTTGTATTCGTCTTGATACTGGTTATCATGATCAATTCTCGAAGAAATGTTCAAATATGTACTGCCAACACGATCGCCGCGATAATTGCCATTCTGATGGTCGTAAAAATGCTATATCAAATTCAGTATATCGATCACAATAACTGGAATATTAATTGCACg AAATTTCCATCTGAAAATCAAACTCAGTATGGCAGCAATAACACGATGTACAATATCGCAGAGTGGTTTGGAATAAAAAAAGGAGAGCCAGGACACTTAGCAGAATTATTGAAGGGTTACATAGGAATCTTAGTGGTGACTACTCTCAGAAAAATTATCAGAATTCGACAGTGTTTCTATAGAAAAGCACATAGCAAACCTTTGGACACTCCTCAAGTTATGTTCCCTTCTATCACCAGAGAAGACGCTGACAAAGGAGTACCACAGTGCTTGAAATTCCTTTTCAATTATGGATTCTATAAGTTTGGCGTTGAATTCTGTTTGATAGGAATAGTGGCACTCATTGGAACCAGATTAGATTTCTATTCTGTCCTTTATAGCATTTGGCTTTTACTATTCTTCTCTTTGAGAAGAAAAGCAATATCCAGAATTTGGcctttcttcaaattctttggTATAATTTTACTACCTATTCAGTATTCTTTCGTCGTGGCTCCACCATCTTGGTTTTGTATAG AGTATCCATGGAGTGAATCCAAAACTTTGAGGGGTTTGCAAGAGTGGATGTATTTACCTGATCCTGACTTTCCACCAAACGCTAGAAAATTAATGT GTGATTTTATTCTGCTAATGATGGTCGTCAGACAAAGTCTCGTCTTCCAAATAGAAGAAAGAAGCACAGCGACTAACAGAGAATTTCCAGCTGGTCATAATTATTCCGTCTACGAAAATATGGAGAAACCAAATTTCATCAATCCTGTGAAGGATTACGTGTCACATATTCACTGTTGGTTAGACATAATTAAACGAGGCGTATTAATAAGTCTCATGTGGGTCACTTTGTCGATCATGTTCCTGGCTGGAACAGAAAGGACTAATCTCTTCTCGTTGGGTTATTTAATTGGTGCATTCGTGTTCCTCTGGCAAGGAAGTGACTTTTACTTGAGACCAGTGAAAACCATCTTGAAATGGTGGAATCTTCTAATCGGTTATAATGTGGTCGTCATATTTTCCAAGGCTTTGCTTCAGGGTGTGGGTTGTGTGCTGATAGAacag cTGCAAGTGTTAGCGTGTCCACTGATTCAGCTATTCGGTATAACTTGTCTAAGAAAATTCCGAAGTTCAGTGAGCGACATAGTTCTGGAAAAATTGGATTGCGAGGTGCCACAAGAAGATATCGGCATGGTCTGGGATGGTCTATGCTTTGGCTTCCTGTTACTCCAGAAACGACTGTTCAAGAGTTATTACTTCTTTCACATAGTAGATGAAACGAAAGCTATGAGCATCCTAGCGTCTAGAGGGGCGGAGTTGTTAGAAGAACTACACCAGAAGCGCATCGAAATTCAAGAAAACGTTGAGAAAAACGTGTTGCAGAAGTTGAAGTTTAAAATGGATAAAATCAAAGCTAACCAGAGAAAAATACAAGGACCTAGTTACAGGGAACCACAGATACACGCAGTTG ATACTCTCTATCCAGGAACACGGCCGTTGTACAGAGTTCGCGCCCCAAAGACCAACAGAGAGG CTGTCAGATCAGGCGATTACTACATGTTCGACGACCTGGACGACGACGACGTGACCGATCTGATCCCGGACACTGAATCCGAAAAAAAAGAAGCGGAGAAACGTCATGAAGCTGAAAAACGCGGCAGAAGAATGACCATTTCCGAG CTGATGAACACGCTGATTAAGACAGACATTGAGATCGCGACACACGTCGCCATGTACGGAGGGACTGAAAAGGACGCGCTGAGACTACGTCGTCGGAGTGTGCCTTTAACAAGGAAGAAATCATCTATGTCGTATCTCAGTGCACGTTCCGAGACCGACACTGCAGTGGCCACCGAT GCCGCTGACAAAACAAGTCTCGCGTCGGCAGACACGGAAACCGATGAAAAAGATGCGGCCGCGGCAGAACGTGATAAAACACCAGTGCCAACAGACGACGAATATGGAGAAGATAAACCAGATGAAAAGGAGGAGACACAGGAGGATGAGCAAAAAGTATCAATTGCTACGTACTTCAAATTCATTATAGTGATGGTTAATAGCACCCTGACGTCGATGACCAAGTACTTGAACAGATTTTCGCGTGACTATAGATACATTCGCAAGGTTttaacgaaagaaaagaaagtattAAAG ACAAAACCAGACTTCCGGATGGGAATGCGATTGGGAATCACTCAAATATGGCAGCCAATTCCTGTGATGAAACAAGG ATCGACTAATGGAAATGCCGAGGAATCTTACGATGCTGGCGAGGGACCTAACCAACCACGACCGCAGGAAGAAAG GAAAAGCAGCTCGTTGATGGTCCCTCATATTCGAATTTTGGCACCGAGTTTGGAGCGAGGATTGGACATATCCTCCTCCAG CTCACTATTCTCCGAAATCTCACCTGTCCAACACGATGACGAAGGTGGTGCACTGTCTGAAGTCGATCAACCACCGATAATCCAATTATTGGCATCTATTTGGTTTGGAGTCCTGGCACATTCGTGTCTACTTTGTTACTTCATGGTATTCCTTCATCAGATTAAAAATGCATCCGTCCTTTCCACGCCTTTGCCTCTCATGGTGTTCTGCTGGGGTTCGTTAACCATTCCACGACCCTCGAAAACATTTTGGATAACGTTGATCGCGTACACCgag GCAATTGTGATAGTAAAATGCATTTTCCAATTGGAAGTATTGCCCTGGAATCGAGATGCTGCACCGAATAATCCTCTATTTACTCCTAGAATTATGGGCGTTGAACGCAAACATAATTATGCTTTGTGGGATCTGCTGTTACTTCTCATGGTGTTCTTTCATAG ATTTATGCTGAAATCATTAGGGCAATGGACATCCCCATCCCTAAAACCAAGAAAAATTATTCCTTCCACTTTAACTGTAGTTCCAGCCAAGCCTCCACCACCAGAAAATAGAGGTCAAGGAGAATCTGCATCGCTACAAGAAGAAGAAGG cGGTAGTACCGTAAGAACACCTAAAGGAGCAACTCTGAATCTTCGCGCAGCAGGCGAGGGTGAAAATGCGCAAGCCACAAATGAATATGAAAAATTAGTAGCCGTTCAAGGAGAAGAAATCAGTCCCATGAACGAAGAGTTCAATAAAGCCATGAATATGAC TGTAAATAAATACAAAGAGCCAATGAAAGATTTCTTCCAAAAAATTCTTAGCCCAGTTAGCAAAGAAAAGACGAACGTATATGCATATATGTTCCTGTGTGATTTCTTTAATTTCTTGCTACTCATTTTTGGATTTTCTGCATTTGGG ACACAACAAGGAGACGGTGGTGTTACAGCCTATTTACAAGAAAATCGAGTTCCGATGCCATTCTTACTGATGTTACTGCTACAGTTTGCATTGATAGTTATCGATAGAGCCTTGTTCTTAAAGAAATCAATCGTAGGCAAACTAATTTTCCATTACTTTCTTATATTTGGCGTTCACATTTGGATGTTCTTCATATTGCCAAGTGTTACCGAACG ACAATTTAATGAGAGGCTTCCACCGCAAATTTGGTACATGGTCAAGTGCTTCTACCTCTTGTTAGCGGCTTATCAATTAAGACAAGGCTATCCGACACGAATACTTGGCAACTTCCTCTGCAAGAAATACAGCATTGTCAACTATGTCTTATTCAAAGT ATTCATGTTAGTCCCATTCTTATTCGAATTAAGGGCAGTAATGGACTGGATCTGGACGGATACTTCCATGACGATAATGGATTGGTTCAAAATGGAAGATATTTTCGCCAATATTTATCAAATCAAG TGTATGCGAGGCGTAGAAACGGATTTCCCTCAGCCACGAGGTGTAAAGAAGAAACAAATGAGCAAGTACTTAATCGGTGGTGGTGCTCTCTTCTTCATGATTGGATTAATATGGTTCCCCTTGCTCTTATTTGCACTTGGTGGCACAGTTGGTGTTTCTAATCTACCTTACGACGTTTCAATGAAAATTAGAATTGGTCCTTATGAACCAATTTACTCTATGTCGGCACAAAGTAGCTCTATCATCGAATACGACGAAACTGATTTCACGAGATTTTCGAATTTGTACGCGAGAGATAGACCTGCAGTCACTTTCCTGGAGAACTATATACATTCTGATGTCGCTGCCGTGAGATTGAGTGGATTCTCTCGAAAATTATGGAGTATATCTCCGCCAGACTTAGATAG ACTGATAACAGAATTAGAAGATAATAGCACAACCGTGGTCATCCACGTAGAGTGGACAGTGTCTCGAAAAACGGACGCGAAAGATGCCAGTGGGATAACGACACAAGTGAGAGATATAAAATTGCCACCGTATGAAAACAATGAATTTAATCCTGTGAGAAGAACGTTAGCTAATATGCTCTCTAGCAATGACTCAACCGTGCATAATGGTACTATCACGTTGCAATATGCGTTTCCCAAGTTTTTGAAAGTGACTGGTCGAACCACTGACGTCGTTCCGCAATTAATGCGAATGC CGAAATGGCTTGATGACAATGTAGAGGAAGACGATGAGAATCATCTGTACAGGGATGTTAGTCTTCATTTATCTACCGACGCAGATTGTTGTGCTCGTCAGAAATGGTGGATCGTTAAAGAAGTTTGCAATGATACTTTATACGATCAGCTATTAAAGAGAGTGCCCTTAAATAACTGCAAGTACATCATGATGTTCTTGTTCAATGATAAAACGTTCCCCGAGGGGTTGAGCTTTATCAGTGGATTTGG AATCTTAGGTTTGTACACTACCGCGGTGATAGTCATAAGTCAAATGATGAGGAAGGTAGTCAGTGATATGGCGCCGAAGATTATGTTCGATGACTTACCCTACGTCGATAGAATACTAAGATTATGCTTAGATATTTATTTGGTCCGTGAAAGTGGAGAATTGTGTCTCGAGGAAGACTTGTTCGCCAAATTAATATTCCTCTACAGATCACCGGAAACGTTAATCAG ATGGACAAGGCCACCCGAAGAAGGAGAGAGAACTGACAATGAAGATCAAGATGATGTAGATGAGGATGCTGTAGCGCCAAGAGGAGAATCTCGAGATGTTTCTCGTAGAGAATAA